A region of Subdoligranulum variabile DNA encodes the following proteins:
- a CDS encoding glycosyltransferase, with translation MAPIRVLQVMPAMDAGGMETFVMNVYRVIDREQVQFDFLYHYNKSCFFDDEIQSLGGRIFKMTVRQDNNLPRYLRELRELFADHPEWHILHGHYSGFGMFYNTVARRAGIPVRVGHSHNTAYEHNLVGTLDRLMSLRFSAGLTDRFACSELAGKMLFGKDPFTVLPNGIDTALFAARDPQRRALLRGDLGVADNEILFGHVGRFTAQKNHPGLLRIFAAVRKRLPKARLVLLGGGPAPYIEQMQALTRELQLGDSVIFAGVRSNIQGFYDAMDAFLLPSLFEGLPVVLVEAQTAGLPCFVADTIDRGAAFTDRVRFLPLNDPDAWANAIAAASFRRDPNARRKAVEAGYDIHTSADILQAFYLRRYAEVTP, from the coding sequence ATGGCTCCCATTCGTGTATTGCAGGTCATGCCCGCCATGGACGCGGGCGGCATGGAAACTTTCGTAATGAATGTCTACCGTGTCATTGACCGGGAACAGGTCCAGTTTGATTTTCTGTACCACTATAACAAATCCTGTTTTTTTGACGACGAGATCCAGTCTCTGGGCGGACGCATCTTCAAGATGACCGTCCGGCAGGACAACAACCTTCCCCGCTATCTGCGGGAGCTGCGGGAACTGTTTGCCGATCATCCCGAATGGCATATCCTGCACGGGCACTACAGCGGCTTCGGCATGTTCTATAACACCGTAGCCCGCCGGGCAGGCATTCCTGTCCGGGTGGGTCACAGCCACAACACCGCCTACGAGCACAACCTGGTGGGCACGCTGGACCGGCTGATGAGTCTGCGTTTTTCCGCCGGACTCACCGACCGCTTTGCCTGCAGCGAACTGGCCGGCAAAATGCTGTTCGGCAAAGATCCTTTTACGGTACTGCCCAACGGCATCGATACCGCCCTGTTTGCCGCCCGTGACCCCCAGCGCCGGGCGCTGCTGCGCGGGGACCTGGGCGTGGCGGACAATGAGATTCTTTTCGGCCATGTGGGTCGTTTCACCGCCCAGAAAAACCATCCCGGCCTTTTGCGCATCTTTGCCGCGGTGCGCAAACGGCTCCCCAAAGCGCGGCTGGTCCTGCTGGGCGGCGGTCCCGCCCCCTACATAGAACAGATGCAGGCGCTGACCCGGGAATTGCAGCTGGGCGACAGCGTGATTTTTGCCGGGGTGCGCAGCAACATCCAGGGCTTTTACGACGCCATGGATGCCTTCCTGCTGCCCAGCCTGTTTGAAGGACTGCCGGTGGTTCTGGTGGAAGCCCAGACCGCAGGTCTGCCCTGCTTTGTGGCAGACACCATCGACCGCGGCGCAGCTTTCACTGACCGGGTACGCTTTCTGCCCCTGAACGACCCCGACGCCTGGGCGAACGCCATCGCGGCAGCCAGCTTCCGCCGGGATCCCAACGCCCGCCGGAAGGCCGTGGAGGCCGGATATGACATCCATACCAGCGCAGACATTCTGCAGGCGTTTTACCTGCGCCGTTATGCGGAGGTGACGCCATGA
- a CDS encoding glycosyltransferase family 4 protein, translated as MHVFWLVSMVLPQAALACGLPSASDVSGGWLTGQLTALQKCRDLQLTVACVDGRRPQALCGEHDGVTYRILPGFQDFPQLLQAVHPDLVHIWGTEYAAAAAMAQTAQALDIPVLVGIQGVMEDCAAHLCDGVPEKYLHSTPLDRALDHLIPGALLDKLQANFDTLARSEASLLGKIRHVTGRTGFDRRAVERLAPQARYYPCNETLRPLFYEGPRWQPRDFGRAPVLLLSQGNYPLKNLHTVLKALPALLQRWPDAELRIAGWPPLDKGPLFRPLVDRLFPYQRYCRQLAAELGVLPHMHYTGPLDAAAMRQAYLDADLFLLPSSSENSPNSLGEAMLLGVPCVASRAGGIPDMLTDGLEGRLYGGSLDAAALAQTVAEVLSAPDGGAALGQAAHNRAVRVHDPVTNAQTMCGIYQTILQEGAR; from the coding sequence ATGCATGTGTTCTGGCTTGTGAGCATGGTTCTGCCCCAGGCTGCACTGGCCTGCGGCCTTCCCTCCGCCAGTGACGTTAGCGGCGGCTGGCTGACCGGCCAGCTGACCGCCCTGCAGAAATGCAGGGATCTGCAGCTGACCGTTGCCTGTGTGGACGGGCGCCGTCCCCAGGCGCTGTGCGGAGAACACGATGGCGTGACCTACCGCATTCTGCCAGGTTTCCAGGACTTTCCGCAGCTTCTGCAGGCAGTCCATCCGGATCTTGTGCACATCTGGGGCACCGAATACGCTGCCGCCGCTGCCATGGCACAGACGGCCCAGGCGCTGGACATTCCGGTGCTGGTGGGCATTCAGGGAGTCATGGAGGATTGCGCGGCACACCTCTGCGACGGTGTACCGGAAAAATACCTCCATTCCACCCCGCTGGACCGGGCTCTGGATCATCTGATTCCCGGCGCCCTGCTGGACAAACTCCAAGCCAACTTTGACACCCTGGCCCGGAGCGAAGCTTCTCTGTTGGGAAAGATCCGTCACGTAACAGGCCGTACCGGCTTCGACCGCCGGGCGGTGGAACGGCTGGCCCCCCAGGCACGGTATTACCCCTGCAACGAAACGCTGCGACCACTGTTTTACGAAGGTCCCCGGTGGCAGCCCCGGGATTTCGGCCGGGCGCCGGTGCTGCTGCTCTCCCAGGGAAATTACCCCCTCAAGAACCTGCACACCGTCCTGAAAGCCCTGCCTGCTCTTTTGCAGCGCTGGCCGGACGCCGAACTGCGCATCGCCGGCTGGCCGCCGCTGGATAAGGGACCGCTGTTCCGTCCGCTGGTAGACCGGTTGTTCCCCTACCAGCGCTACTGCCGGCAGCTGGCCGCCGAGCTGGGTGTCCTGCCCCATATGCATTATACCGGACCGCTGGACGCCGCCGCCATGCGGCAGGCCTATCTGGATGCCGACCTTTTCCTGCTGCCCTCCTCCAGCGAAAACAGTCCCAACAGCCTGGGGGAAGCCATGCTGCTGGGGGTCCCCTGCGTGGCCAGCCGGGCGGGGGGCATTCCCGACATGTTGACCGACGGCCTGGAAGGACGGCTGTACGGCGGTTCCCTGGACGCCGCCGCCCTGGCACAGACCGTCGCTGAAGTGCTTTCTGCACCGGACGGCGGTGCTGCCTTGGGGCAGGCAGCTCATAACCGTGCCGTCCGGGTCCACGACCCCGTCACCAATGCCCAGACGATGTGCGGCATCTATCAGACCATCCTGCAGGAGGGAGCCCGGTGA
- a CDS encoding glycosyltransferase family 2 protein, with product MTPDSKRCEIAVIVPVHNAASFLPDCLNALAAQRFDDFCCILVDDGSTDDSPALCDDMALNDRRFLVIHQPQSGVSAARIAGMRKAREEGAIWFAFCDADDCYHPDFLRTLHDAAQDAAVPLACCRYDTFTDTLPAEEAAPGDYQVLRAPAHLEALLHDHAVDYGLWNKLYAAGLLTEAMLDNDLAFNEDLLANWQAFLRAPGCAFCDFAGYHYRQHAASATHRALPPQSIDDQRRAAAMIRGSVPEQWPELQQSANAFYYEKLVYLASMILRRADADAYRVHLGELNIGITAGLKDPQLGRNPKLPFSIRVAAWATVRAPKLWRRICRKFLKDRQ from the coding sequence ATGACCCCCGACAGCAAACGCTGCGAGATCGCTGTCATCGTGCCGGTGCACAATGCAGCTTCTTTTCTGCCCGATTGCCTCAATGCACTGGCCGCCCAGCGGTTCGATGATTTCTGCTGCATTCTGGTGGACGACGGTTCCACCGACGACTCCCCGGCGCTCTGTGACGATATGGCGCTGAACGACCGGCGGTTTCTCGTGATCCACCAGCCCCAGAGCGGTGTCAGCGCTGCCCGCATCGCCGGCATGCGCAAAGCGCGGGAGGAGGGCGCCATCTGGTTCGCTTTCTGCGATGCCGACGACTGCTATCATCCGGATTTTCTGCGAACCCTGCACGATGCCGCCCAGGATGCAGCGGTCCCGCTGGCCTGCTGCCGGTATGATACCTTTACCGACACGCTCCCCGCCGAAGAGGCCGCCCCCGGGGACTATCAGGTGCTCCGGGCCCCGGCTCATCTGGAGGCACTGCTCCATGACCATGCCGTGGACTACGGCCTGTGGAACAAGCTCTACGCCGCCGGTCTGCTCACCGAGGCCATGCTGGACAACGATCTAGCCTTCAACGAGGACCTGCTGGCCAACTGGCAGGCCTTTTTGCGGGCACCGGGCTGTGCTTTCTGCGACTTTGCGGGCTACCATTACCGCCAGCATGCCGCCAGTGCCACCCACCGTGCCCTGCCGCCCCAGAGCATCGACGACCAGCGCCGGGCGGCTGCTATGATCCGCGGCAGTGTGCCGGAACAATGGCCGGAACTGCAGCAGTCCGCCAACGCATTCTACTATGAAAAGCTGGTGTATCTGGCCAGCATGATCCTGCGCCGGGCCGATGCCGATGCGTACCGCGTCCATCTGGGCGAGCTCAACATCGGTATAACGGCGGGGCTCAAGGATCCCCAGCTGGGCCGTAATCCCAAACTGCCCTTTTCCATCCGTGTGGCAGCCTGGGCTACTGTGCGCGCCCCCAAACTCTGGCGGCGTATCTGCCGTAAATTTTTGAAGGACAGGCAATGA
- a CDS encoding glycosyltransferase family 4 protein, producing MAILRPDKDKDKTKRPRVLLIPPPDLPVPAVQGGAVETLLTHLIRENEREGKLDLLCASVPDEAARRAAEGLQHTKMLYIARPHGHRRYWPMVFIERCLGIAAPYDPWYQKVQLSLALEPPGPDLIVAEGGNLTQCSAISRMFGRRRCLAHLHGQTSCSPVMDTIYGGILALSQFIRDDYLKTSTLDPNHAYIWYNCVDTKRFRPGPPPLALRTRLGFGERDFVVLFCGRLDPDKGIHKLMEALSLLNVPQIKLLIVGSPFFGRTQQSSFLRKLEQQARTLGNRVQFTGYIPNEDLPDYYRLADLVCVPTLVEEAAGLVAVEAMACGRPVLATRSGGMPEYLEGSQAVLVERGDNIADQLAWSIRMLYEHPALCAEMGAAGSKRAQDFSVERYYNEFVRIVQDMLQNGGAL from the coding sequence TTGGCCATCCTCAGACCTGACAAAGACAAGGACAAAACAAAACGCCCCCGCGTTCTTCTGATACCGCCTCCCGATCTGCCGGTGCCGGCGGTGCAGGGCGGTGCGGTGGAGACGCTGCTGACCCACCTGATCCGTGAAAACGAACGCGAAGGCAAACTGGATTTACTGTGTGCCAGCGTCCCCGACGAAGCAGCCCGCCGGGCTGCCGAAGGGCTGCAGCACACCAAAATGCTGTATATAGCCCGCCCCCATGGCCATCGCCGTTACTGGCCGATGGTCTTTATTGAGCGTTGCCTGGGCATTGCTGCCCCCTATGATCCCTGGTACCAGAAGGTCCAGCTCTCCCTGGCGCTGGAGCCTCCCGGTCCCGACCTGATCGTGGCCGAGGGAGGCAACCTGACCCAGTGCAGCGCCATCAGCCGGATGTTCGGCCGCCGCCGGTGCCTGGCCCATCTGCACGGCCAGACCTCCTGCAGCCCCGTGATGGACACCATCTACGGCGGCATTCTTGCCTTGAGCCAGTTCATCCGGGATGATTATCTCAAGACCAGCACCCTGGACCCGAACCATGCCTACATCTGGTATAACTGTGTGGACACCAAACGGTTCCGCCCCGGTCCCCCGCCGCTGGCGCTGCGCACCCGGCTGGGCTTCGGCGAGCGGGATTTTGTGGTCCTTTTCTGCGGACGTCTGGATCCCGACAAAGGCATCCACAAGCTGATGGAAGCCCTTTCCCTGCTGAACGTGCCCCAGATCAAGCTGCTGATCGTGGGCAGCCCCTTTTTCGGCCGCACCCAGCAGAGCAGTTTCCTGCGCAAACTGGAACAGCAGGCCCGGACGCTGGGCAACCGCGTCCAGTTCACGGGGTACATTCCCAACGAGGATCTGCCGGACTACTACCGGCTGGCGGATCTGGTCTGTGTACCTACCCTGGTGGAGGAGGCTGCCGGCCTGGTGGCGGTAGAGGCCATGGCCTGCGGCCGGCCTGTGCTGGCCACCCGCAGCGGCGGCATGCCGGAATATCTGGAAGGCAGCCAGGCCGTGCTGGTGGAACGGGGCGACAATATCGCCGACCAGCTGGCCTGGAGCATCCGCATGCTCTACGAACATCCCGCCCTCTGCGCCGAGATGGGCGCGGCCGGTTCCAAACGGGCACAGGATTTCTCGGTGGAGCGGTATTATAACGAATTTGTGCGCATCGTACAGGACATGCTGCAGAACGGAGGTGCCCTATGA
- a CDS encoding PPK2 family polyphosphate kinase → MKADRYRFDGTRPCDLRALPCDGKQDDLDKKEILARTARNLQEMADLQDGLYADGREGIIFVLQALDAAGKDSTVKHVMGGLNPQGVQVTSFKQPCSEDLSHDYLWRIHKALPPRGSIAIFNRSYYEDVLVVQLHDLQNTYKLPPRTLEDGKKEFFKKRYRQIRHYEEYLYDNGYRIVKIFLHVSKEEQRKRFLDRIDNPAKNWKFSLSDVKERAHFEEYLSLYEEVINATATKESPWYALPADQKWYTRYLVSEIVVDTLRRSCHDYPKLRADARAELKDCRTRLEAEE, encoded by the coding sequence ATGAAAGCCGATCGGTATCGTTTTGACGGCACGCGCCCGTGTGATCTGCGCGCATTGCCCTGCGACGGAAAACAGGATGATCTGGACAAGAAAGAGATCCTGGCCAGAACCGCCCGGAATCTGCAGGAAATGGCCGATCTCCAGGACGGTCTGTATGCCGATGGCCGCGAGGGAATCATCTTTGTATTGCAGGCGCTGGACGCTGCGGGCAAGGACAGTACCGTCAAACACGTGATGGGCGGACTGAACCCTCAGGGCGTGCAGGTGACCAGTTTCAAGCAGCCCTGCAGCGAAGACCTGAGCCACGATTATCTGTGGCGTATCCACAAGGCCCTGCCGCCGCGGGGTTCCATTGCGATCTTCAACCGCAGCTACTATGAGGATGTGCTGGTGGTGCAGTTGCACGATCTGCAAAACACCTACAAACTGCCGCCTCGCACCCTGGAGGACGGCAAAAAGGAATTTTTCAAAAAGCGCTACCGCCAGATCCGCCACTATGAGGAATACCTGTACGACAACGGGTACCGCATCGTCAAGATCTTCCTGCATGTTTCCAAGGAAGAGCAGCGCAAACGTTTTCTGGACCGCATCGACAACCCCGCCAAGAACTGGAAATTTTCTTTGAGCGATGTAAAAGAGCGGGCACATTTCGAGGAATATCTGTCCCTCTACGAGGAAGTCATCAACGCTACCGCCACCAAAGAAAGTCCCTGGTACGCCCTGCCGGCGGATCAGAAATGGTATACCCGGTATCTTGTCAGCGAAATTGTTGTAGATACCCTGCGCCGCAGCTGCCACGACTATCCCAAACTGCGGGCGGACGCCCGGGCGGAACTGAAAGACTGCCGCACCCGGCTGGAAGCGGAGGAATAA
- a CDS encoding FeoB-associated Cys-rich membrane protein has product MNLGSILVLVVIFVLLALAILFISQNGGWQGGCGGNCASCHNKCATPKPKDDTRS; this is encoded by the coding sequence ATGAATCTTGGAAGTATTCTGGTTCTTGTGGTCATTTTTGTGCTGCTGGCTCTGGCCATCCTTTTCATCAGCCAGAACGGCGGCTGGCAGGGCGGCTGCGGCGGTAACTGCGCCAGCTGCCACAACAAATGTGCCACGCCCAAGCCCAAAGACGATACCAGATCCTGA
- a CDS encoding glycosyltransferase family 2 protein produces the protein MGKSPTISIVSTVYNTQPFLEQAVRSILAQTFTDFELILVDDGSSDDSGRLCDALAAEDARIRVFHQPNGGPASARNKGLDNARGRYIGFVDSDDLIEPTMYEVLYNAIQAPGVQLAACSGDCIDETGRPIPGRRVAIREHGIRPAEELLLETFQTGSYYGPLSWNKLFDLRLFRDKGIHYDETMLFGDDASVLHRVFEGERCNCLSDILYHYRTRAGQITSTATFSPRKLDDLRMYWDWLQYFASRPGREEYRQWATVWYWRVFYQFWCQSGAAGNLTELKPKFMAHKKHLDAVLPDLVRSSLLPAGEKLRAVLFCANPGALYAAASAWGRLAAKRGRGID, from the coding sequence ATGGGCAAATCCCCCACAATCAGCATCGTCTCCACCGTGTACAATACACAGCCCTTTCTGGAGCAGGCTGTGCGGAGTATTCTGGCACAGACCTTTACCGATTTCGAGCTGATCCTCGTCGATGACGGTAGCTCGGACGATTCGGGTCGCCTGTGTGACGCGCTGGCAGCCGAGGATGCCCGCATCCGGGTGTTCCATCAGCCCAACGGCGGACCGGCCAGTGCCCGCAACAAGGGACTGGACAATGCCCGTGGCCGTTACATCGGGTTTGTGGATTCCGACGATCTTATCGAGCCCACCATGTATGAAGTTCTGTATAACGCCATCCAGGCACCCGGCGTGCAGCTGGCCGCCTGCAGCGGTGACTGTATCGACGAGACCGGCCGCCCCATCCCGGGGCGGCGGGTGGCGATCCGGGAACACGGCATCCGTCCGGCCGAGGAGCTGCTGCTGGAGACGTTCCAGACCGGCAGTTACTATGGTCCCTTGAGCTGGAACAAACTGTTCGACCTCCGTCTGTTCCGGGACAAGGGCATCCATTATGATGAGACGATGCTCTTCGGGGATGATGCCAGTGTGCTGCACCGCGTCTTTGAGGGAGAGCGATGCAACTGTCTGTCGGATATCCTGTATCATTACCGCACCCGCGCCGGGCAAATCACCAGCACCGCGACCTTTTCACCGCGCAAGCTGGATGATCTGCGGATGTACTGGGACTGGCTGCAATATTTTGCCAGCCGCCCGGGGCGCGAAGAATACCGCCAATGGGCCACCGTTTGGTACTGGCGGGTGTTTTATCAGTTCTGGTGCCAGTCCGGCGCGGCCGGGAATCTGACCGAATTGAAACCGAAATTCATGGCCCACAAAAAGCATTTGGACGCCGTACTGCCGGATCTTGTGCGCAGCTCCCTGCTGCCCGCCGGTGAAAAGCTGCGCGCCGTCTTATTTTGCGCCAACCCCGGTGCGCTGTATGCCGCAGCCTCCGCCTGGGGGCGTTTGGCCGCAAAAAGAGGAAGGGGAATTGATTGA
- a CDS encoding glycosyltransferase family protein yields the protein MRFLLILDRVENPASANAQLGCRLASELLAQGHCVHLLELWDGLHTPPTPPEGIVQHTLAFADERLMNTALENGARGGTPVPLRLLRLAAHPTAVAAAFRQLVLHAPRRTVDSCRAIELLDVQYHFDAVCAVCAPYRTAFALENARIGGKKMLWQLDPYASNRDYTAPGGFAREGQLLDAIYGAFITPQALPDYEGGPLSAWRGKVHVLGFPVLLPAPEAPPHAGTRCVFCGSLYPTVREPDFALELFCRLNAPNLTLTMAGGGWQRFLSQAEQAAAALGDRFVRPGPLPPAEAGALETGADVLLSLGNAYDNQMPSKLFSYFGTGKPVLHLAVSETDPTLPYLARYPLGLVLQKQDGITPETLERLRCWLNEVQGRRLPYEQVAALYPEFTPQQVARDFLAALQ from the coding sequence ATGCGATTTCTGCTGATTCTTGACCGGGTGGAAAACCCGGCCAGCGCCAACGCCCAGCTGGGCTGCCGTCTGGCATCCGAACTGCTGGCTCAGGGCCACTGCGTCCACCTGCTGGAACTGTGGGACGGTCTGCACACGCCGCCGACTCCCCCCGAGGGCATTGTGCAGCACACGCTGGCCTTTGCCGACGAACGGCTCATGAACACGGCGCTGGAAAACGGTGCCAGGGGCGGCACCCCCGTGCCGCTGCGGCTGCTGCGGCTGGCCGCCCACCCCACCGCGGTGGCGGCGGCTTTCCGGCAGCTGGTGCTCCATGCCCCCCGCCGCACGGTGGACAGCTGCCGTGCCATCGAGCTGCTGGATGTTCAATACCATTTTGACGCCGTCTGTGCCGTCTGTGCCCCTTACCGCACGGCCTTTGCGCTGGAAAACGCCCGCATCGGCGGCAAAAAAATGCTGTGGCAGCTGGATCCTTACGCCAGCAACCGCGACTATACGGCGCCGGGCGGGTTTGCCCGGGAGGGGCAACTGCTGGATGCCATATACGGCGCCTTCATCACCCCCCAGGCCCTGCCCGACTACGAGGGAGGCCCTTTGAGCGCCTGGCGCGGAAAGGTGCATGTGTTGGGCTTTCCGGTGCTGCTTCCCGCCCCCGAAGCACCCCCGCATGCCGGGACCCGCTGCGTTTTCTGCGGCAGTCTGTATCCCACGGTCCGGGAGCCGGACTTTGCCCTGGAACTGTTCTGCCGCCTGAACGCCCCCAACCTGACCCTTACGATGGCCGGAGGCGGCTGGCAGCGCTTTCTGTCCCAGGCTGAACAGGCAGCAGCCGCCCTGGGCGACCGCTTCGTGCGCCCCGGTCCGCTGCCCCCCGCGGAGGCCGGTGCCCTGGAAACGGGCGCCGACGTTCTGCTGAGTCTGGGCAATGCCTATGACAACCAGATGCCCAGCAAACTGTTCAGTTATTTCGGTACCGGCAAACCGGTGCTGCACCTCGCCGTCAGCGAGACCGACCCCACCCTGCCCTATCTGGCCCGCTATCCGCTGGGGCTGGTGCTGCAGAAACAGGACGGTATAACCCCGGAGACCCTGGAGCGGCTGCGCTGCTGGCTCAACGAAGTCCAGGGACGGCGGCTGCCCTATGAACAGGTTGCCGCTCTCTACCCGGAATTCACCCCGCAGCAGGTAGCCCGGGATTTTCTGGCCGCCCTGCAATAA
- a CDS encoding glycosyltransferase family 2 protein produces the protein MERIAISVIVPIYNTKAYLEECLDSILAQDFKEPYEVLLVDDGSTDGCTDICDAYAAKDNRVRVFHQENQGLSAARNTGIDAARGRYYAFVDSDDVVLSAYLRTLYNACEEHDAYMALCAVEDVQESGESCVPPHSTHPAQEGVFCGKDLLNEFYTPNGTVYTVAWNKLYRAEVWKLLHYPEGRLHEDDFVAHRLFWRCDKVVCVDTILYHYRLSSGSICRSSIKPEAFDAVDGLADRYRFYVENNADRSVIDSAYAACWRRYLFLCAKVRQNPTPQLVKAISKEQFLMQGLISYLPNCRHMKMTEKLSAARWSMMSAESLCPIKK, from the coding sequence ATGGAACGTATTGCAATCAGCGTGATCGTACCGATTTACAACACCAAGGCCTATCTGGAAGAATGCCTGGACAGCATTCTGGCCCAGGATTTTAAGGAACCTTACGAGGTGTTGCTGGTGGACGACGGTTCTACCGACGGCTGCACCGACATCTGCGATGCCTATGCTGCCAAGGATAACCGGGTACGGGTCTTCCATCAGGAAAACCAAGGCCTCTCGGCGGCACGCAACACCGGCATCGACGCCGCCCGCGGACGCTACTATGCCTTCGTGGACTCTGACGACGTGGTACTGTCTGCCTACCTGCGCACGCTGTACAACGCCTGTGAGGAACACGATGCCTACATGGCGCTTTGCGCGGTGGAGGACGTGCAGGAAAGCGGCGAAAGCTGTGTACCGCCCCATTCCACCCACCCTGCCCAGGAGGGTGTTTTCTGCGGCAAAGATCTGCTGAATGAGTTCTACACCCCCAATGGCACCGTCTACACCGTGGCGTGGAACAAGCTCTACCGCGCCGAGGTGTGGAAACTGCTGCACTACCCCGAAGGCCGTCTGCACGAGGATGATTTTGTGGCCCACCGCCTGTTCTGGCGCTGCGACAAGGTGGTCTGTGTGGATACCATCCTCTACCATTACCGGTTGAGCAGCGGCAGCATCTGCCGTTCCTCCATCAAGCCGGAAGCGTTCGATGCCGTGGACGGTCTGGCCGACCGTTACCGCTTCTATGTGGAAAACAACGCGGACCGTTCGGTCATCGATTCTGCCTATGCGGCCTGCTGGCGCCGGTATCTCTTCCTCTGCGCCAAGGTTCGCCAGAATCCCACCCCCCAGCTGGTGAAGGCCATCAGCAAGGAGCAGTTCCTCATGCAGGGGCTCATCAGCTACCTGCCCAACTGCCGCCACATGAAGATGACGGAGAAGCTTTCGGCCGCCCGCTGGTCCATGATGAGCGCCGAAAGTCTCTGCCCAATCAAAAAGTAA
- a CDS encoding glycosyltransferase family 2 protein produces MKISIIIPCYKAATTLRRAVESTLKGAPADLQLLLVEDGSPDDTGAICDTLAAQDARITALHRPNGGASAARNTGLEAARGDWVLFLDADDELLPGLWQVLETLPVTDEEMILFGLQRASTGEAVTVAPLEDGRYERLSSLQDRLSALLFDTGLLAAPYPKLFRRAAIGGLRFDETLKINEDVLFNILFLQKTTAIYCLRGVYYKQNDVGSGSLSRSLRGDLLDAEAVTRPALERLLRQNGLDPAPYLHTSRVRACLNQYGLLTGCRGGLSLGERRTLFARILADEDARAVLADRLRRDPNRLLAIPYRIGVACRWPGFLAAYTLAKQRFL; encoded by the coding sequence GTGAAGATCAGCATCATCATTCCCTGTTATAAAGCCGCCACCACCCTCCGCCGGGCGGTGGAAAGCACCCTGAAGGGTGCCCCTGCCGACCTGCAGCTGCTGCTGGTGGAGGACGGCAGCCCTGACGATACCGGCGCCATCTGCGATACGCTGGCCGCCCAAGATGCCCGCATCACAGCGCTGCACCGCCCCAATGGCGGCGCCAGTGCGGCCCGCAACACCGGCCTGGAGGCTGCCCGGGGAGACTGGGTGCTCTTCCTCGACGCCGATGACGAACTGCTGCCGGGACTGTGGCAGGTGCTGGAGACGTTGCCGGTCACCGACGAGGAGATGATCCTCTTTGGGCTGCAGCGGGCCAGCACCGGCGAGGCGGTAACGGTGGCTCCGCTGGAAGACGGCCGCTACGAGAGGCTTTCTTCCCTGCAGGACCGTCTGTCGGCGCTGCTCTTCGACACCGGGCTTCTGGCCGCCCCCTATCCCAAGCTGTTCCGCCGCGCGGCCATCGGAGGCCTGCGGTTTGACGAGACCCTCAAAATCAATGAGGATGTCCTTTTTAACATACTTTTTTTACAAAAAACGACTGCCATTTATTGCCTGCGTGGTGTATACTATAAGCAAAATGATGTGGGCAGCGGCAGCCTTTCCCGCTCTCTGCGGGGTGATCTGCTGGATGCCGAGGCGGTGACCCGCCCGGCACTGGAAAGACTGCTCCGGCAGAACGGTCTGGATCCGGCCCCCTATCTGCACACCAGCCGGGTGCGGGCCTGCCTGAACCAGTACGGTCTGCTGACCGGCTGCCGCGGGGGACTCTCTCTGGGCGAACGCCGCACCCTGTTCGCCCGCATTCTGGCCGACGAGGATGCCCGCGCGGTGCTGGCGGACCGGCTGCGCCGCGATCCCAACCGTCTGCTGGCCATTCCCTACCGTATCGGCGTGGCCTGCCGCTGGCCGGGTTTTCTGGCCGCCTACACGCTGGCCAAACAACGCTTTCTGTAA